atcgTTAATGTgttgtttagaaatgttttaccaatttaaaaaaaaaatactagtgTTTTTTGTAAGatagcaacaaaacaaagacatttctacTGCAGgacttttgtattatttttttgttgttattttctccAACCCCATGAAGCTTGTTCTGTACATATTTATAACAATAATACAGCAAATGGAAGGAAAAACAGACCAGAGATACAAGAGGTGGGTTGTAATAGTGTTAAAGTGTGTTTAAGGtggattttcatgtaaatcaaCAGGGTGTTGGGCTGAGCCACAACGCACACTGTGGGggaggtggggtggggggtggaaGACAGACATttattaaactgtaaatattttgttatttatgcATGTCGTATGTCCATGTTCAGTCAACACAATGCATTAAAGTGAACATATTCCTAAACTCTGTGTGGTTGTACGAGGTTATAAAAGTTATCATTAATAAAACAGGATGATGATGTCGTGTCAGAACATAAATTAATCTGGATTTAGTACAAACTGATGCTACTTAAGACTCTACATGCTCCCGTTAGCTGGTGAGGCCAGCTCTGCTATCTTGTTGTTTAGTTTCTGATTGGTCCAGTCCTTTGTTATGTCGTTCAAGTGGCTGTCAAAATCCACCAACAGCGTGTGATCACCCGACTCCAGCATCTGGCTGGCTATCTCCCGGGTCTCCTCCCACTGTCGCAGCATTATcctgaagagagggagaagatgaGGAGAGATTTTTGTTATGGTCGGCTAAttcaaagaaaaggaggaaattAGCTCCAGAACATGGAGCTACAAACTTCATCGACTCCGTCTTTCCATAAAATCAAGTTTATTGTGAAAATCTTTATCAAACTATTTCACCTGTGCTGGTTTCATGATTGGATAAAAGAGGTCCCAAGACAACAGTAGAAATACTTGTTTGGTGTTTCTCTGGTTTTTGGGCCTCACTGTAGAAATTCCACTGGGGTTTTTTCTGACACGATGGAAAAACTGTGTTTCACTCTGAATCTGTTTTCGTGGTTTTAAACCATGTGGGATGTTGTTCACTATGattaatgttagaaaaaaaaaaaagaaaaaaacctttccATTCTGAATCACCAATAATTAGTGTAGAAACCTGAGGACAGCTCTGGAGCTATAGACCCTAACCCTTATTAAAAGAGTTTAATTAGGCTGCATGTTATTTTCAAATCTGTAAATGAAGATGTTATTGTGCATCATTATAACtgaaacactgtaaaacagtTTTAGATTCTAGCCATCCAataattgcaacaacaaaatgtttcctgACTGAAATCATGCTCGTGTGTGCTTTCGTGCATCATGGATAATTATAGATGACTCTTCGTAgtgtagtttttgtttcttgGGAAAAACCTCACTTATTGCTCTGTTCTAAGTTTCACAGATCATTGGTCTAAACAACCTTTACAGTTAAAACAGTGATTTAACCCTGTATGTCTCATCTGGTAggttgggacccaaaagtgggtcccggagccattttcagtgggtcgctaATCTGTGCCTAGAAAAAAATATTGCgccaaaaagtctatgaagcgttttttttgtttcgacatgtttgttttgtttctcttctgtcACGTTTCGTCCTGTCCGACGTCCAAGCTGCACAATTTTTCTTTGTACAAATCGGATTTCTtgggagttggtggtgggtcctgaggctggaccagttgagaaccactgatttaaacAGAAAACTGAGATATCTTCTTTGACAGCTAGAGCTTCTGAGAGGCTCCACTCCTGACAGAAATGGCCGTCTCTTACGTGTGTTTGTCCTTGAGTGTCCATCTGGAATCTTTGCGCTCGTACATCACGATGGGAGGAACCCGACAATCTGGAGACATTTTACTGCCATCAAGCTGTGGagcaaagcaaacacaaatcACCACTACACATTATTCAGAAGCATAAATAATGAGTATCAAGTATTCAAGTCCGACACAGTTATTAATATGACTGTGTTTGTTCACCACTTGAGGACAGCGTTGGAACACTGTAGATTCAGTTGTTCTTACCATTAACAAAACTGCGTTGTCAAACTGCTCAGAAATCTTGTCGGCTATCTTCATCGCACATGATGTCGGGCTGTGGAGGTCAAATCATGAACACgaattaaacaaaatgttttaaggtTGATGTCACaaaattgcatttttaaaaaaaattttaaaCATAATGAGTTGTCTAATCGAATGGGTTTGAAGAGACGTTTGGGAGGGGCATCCCAGGAAACCCACCTACTGTCCGATACGCAGGCGTTGGCTTGATAGTACCCCACTATCCTCTGCTGAGTCTGTGAACACCAAACATCCACCTGGAACAAGAAAACAGGCTCTCATTTAAAACTTCATTTACCTACTCACATGCAAAATTGTAATCTCTTCCAGCAGGAGCACAGATGCAGTTGCCAAAACCAGGCAAGCTTTCTTTGTAGCTGTTACAGGCCAAGTCCTGTTTGCTTCAGTGTGAATTATAAGTTAATTCTGCCGTTTAGTTTATGCTCAAATTTGAGCAGATATTGGTTGGAGTCCTGAGCGCCTAATGCAAAACAAAACCTACCGTCTGGTCTTGagaaaattatttaaattttttcaTAAATTGAGGGAGAAGTCATTTATGGCTTTTTATTTTGGCTAAAAACTGTCAAAAGGTCACCATTCCCCTTTTATATTCCAAACCCTAAGAGCACTAGATTTAAATGTTCACAATCTGATAATTGTTTAACAATAAATTCAGTAATAAAGAGCATTAATTTCTGCAAACATGAACCTCTTGTTTAGACATTTATAACTCAGTCAACAGGgtttcaagattttttttaatccgcCAGATTTTGAAGCTAAcagaaaagaaatcaaaatctttattgtccGTTGTACCCTGtgcaaaaatacaatttgataTGACTTCCCCATTGagaatcaaacatttttcattagTCGTCTCATTTGATTGTCAGCATTTGTCTCATTGATATACCTCCACTTTCAGGCTACATTTAAGCTTTTTGATAACTTCAGTTTTGGGCTgtggacaaaagaaaaaatgtgaagaCTTCATCTCTGGCTCATTTTTCTTGACAATATATAAACTAAGACATTCATCTATTAACAGTAAAAATACACTGAAGATGAATCAATGATGAAGATAACTGTGGGATGCAGCCCTACTGCAGATATTTTCTGTGAGCATGCACAGCCGGAACGATACAATTCCCTTGCCATTTAAGTTAATAAAAACCAAGAAATGAAATGACACGATAGGATGCCTACGAGGACTTCTACTTTTGTCACTTTCGTATTAAACAAGGTTTGATCTTGTTAGATTTTTTACTAGAGTCgtataaaagttttaaaattcTATCATTGTGACAACCGTTCAAGACACAGATCCTCAAAGAGTTCTGAGATATAACAGAGATGGGTTTTGTCACAAACCAAACACTCATTCCCTTCTCCCTACATAAGGGGTTCTCTAGAGTGGACTTTACCATGTAGTGCACTCATTTAGCACtggaaaaacatttcaaacactacTACTTAGGTTCTACATTTTATTATAAAAGTGTCCAAATATGAActtgtgtgtttctatgttgcGTGTTCATGTTGGCCTCTCCACTAGTCCAAACTCTTCATTTGGCTGtgcagttatattgtatagtttctgcttataatatgtctacactcatggactttaacttatgtcaacaCTGTCCATTTAGAAGAAgattttactttattgatccctgcaaggggaaatttcagtttttacactctgtagtcatgcaacacacacataggctgaagtatatatacacacacatgca
This is a stretch of genomic DNA from Labrus bergylta chromosome 20, fLabBer1.1, whole genome shotgun sequence. It encodes these proteins:
- the emc9 gene encoding ER membrane protein complex subunit 9 encodes the protein MGEVELSCRAFVKMYLHSCLFPRCSINGLLLSSSSAGGAVCVTDCVPLLHSHLSLAPITQLALTQVDVWCSQTQQRIVGYYQANACVSDSSPTSCAMKIADKISEQFDNAVLLMLDGSKMSPDCRVPPIVMYERKDSRWTLKDKHTIMLRQWEETREIASQMLESGDHTLLVDFDSHLNDITKDWTNQKLNNKIAELASPANGSM